CTGTGTTTGATTAGCGGTCGTGTCGCGCCAGCGCGACACTCCTCTCTGAGATCTGACCACGAATAGTTCGCATCTGCAAGGAACTCTTGCAGGTCTTCGGCGTTGCGCCGATAGACCTGCAAGCCGATGTGTCCGTCCCACTTGCGCTTCGTCGTGAAATGAACGTCTTTGATCGCCAGTGACTCTGTATCGACCAAAATCGTTGTCTTCAGCTTGTGAAACGAGAAGCCAGCACGATTCCGGTAATGATAGCTGGTTTGATCTCGCTGGAAGCCACTGGCGTCGATTGCTGCTGTTCCCGACCAGCCAGCCTGCTCCGCACTGCGGCGGAGCAGGCTGCGGAGTTCACGCATGTCGACCTGTTGCTCCCATCGACAGAGCGTGGTGTGATCCGGCGATTTGTCGATGTTAAGCTCTTCACGGATGGCTCTGGAGTCATTGAACCATGCTTCAGTCTCTCGGAAATCTTTGTCGAGTTCCGCATGCAAGAGGATAAACGCGATCTGAGTCCACTCGGCGAACCCGCTGGCGCCGTCCGGCGCAGCGGGTTCGTCAGGGTTATCCACGTGCTGTTTGGCAAGATTCTTACACTGCCGTATGATCGGCCGTTTCGACCTCATATCGCAAGACGGCGTCCAATTCCCCACAAGCCTCACGGAAATCAGCCGAGAACAAGGCTGAAACTGGTGCTATTCGACGCTGCAACAGAGCATCACGAGTGCAGGACAACGACGAGCTCTTGGTGGTCTCTGATACCACTGAACTCGTCTTTCCGAGACATCCGTCGAAGGAAGGGCTTGGCGACATCGGCAACTCCAAGACGGATCTTGAAGGCGTCAAAGTTCACTCGACGATTGGACTTGATCCACAGACCCACCGTATGACCGGGGTTATCGATCAGCAATCGCTGATCGAGGACCAGCAAGCCAGTACTAAGCACGATGCGAACGGAAAGAACGAGCCAATCGAATTAGAGAGCGAACAGGAAAAATGGATTCGAGGAGATAGGCAAGCCAGCGACTGGCTTGCCGAGGAAGTTCGGCCAATATTCATCCACGACCGAGGAGCTGACGCATTTGCCTTCTACCGCGAAGTTACAGACGACTTGGACGCTGGATTTGTCGTCCGTGCGAATCAGAACCGCTGTATTCAGACGCCGTCCGTTCCGGACGGCCGTCTGATTGACTGGAGTGAAGACCTTCCTGAACAAGGTCGCACGTCTATCGAGATTGAACAGGGGAATGGAAGAGAGGCCAGAAAAGCTGAGCTAATCGTCAAAGCCGGTTCATGTAAGTTACTCCCTCCAAAGAACGAGCCAACTCATACGGATCCAGTTGAGGTAAACGTCGTACGAATCGACGAACGTGGAGAACAAGATGACCCGATTCAGTGGGTGTTACTCACCACTGAATCGGTCGCTACGTTCAGTGATTCGCTGAGTGTGGTAGAGTCCTATCGCGCCCGATGGACGATCGAAGACTGGCACAAGGTGCTGAAGACTGGATGCCGGATCGAGGAACGTCGGCTGGAAACGTGGGAACGTATGGAGGTTTTGTTGAGTGTCTACTCGGTGATTGCGTGGAAGGTGCTGGAGTTGCGGGAACTTGCCCGGGGAGACGCATACTACTCACCTGATGTCCTTCTGAGCGAGACTGAACGGTCAATTCTGGAAACGAAATTTCCAGAATTGACCGACAACGGGACTCAAGCGTACGCAATTGCGATTGCGAAGATCGGTGGCTACCTTGACCGAAGTTCCGATCCACCGCCCGGTTGGGAGACGATGTGGAAAGGCCTCAAGAAACTTCAGACCTGGGCGGAGGGATACGAACTGCACTCCTGAGACTTATGGGTAAGAGACAGGAGTTTACTCGTGGGATGAAGCCGTCACTACTGCATCAAACCACGCGACACGACTCCCCCGCATCACCCACACAATCTGAAAGGTTTAAGACGAATCTCCACGTTATTCGACAGAGGCATGCGGCATGCTGCTGCGGGGAACCCGCTCACGCTCACCATGGCTACGAGTAGGTCTCACACTACTACACACAAACACACCCTTCGCAGCCCAACCAGCAGTGTGGTTGGCATGCCACTCGACGACCCTCACTCGTGGTTGGAATCGAGGGTCAGGCCGATGGCGCGGCCCACTGCCCAGTGCGCTGGACGCCGCTGGGAGCCACTCCCTCATCGGGCGGGCTACGCCGAGCAGATACCCAAGACCACCACACCCCTCCGTGTGAGGGCTGAAGGCGCGTCAGTGAACCCGCAAGTTCACAGCCGGGGTG
Above is a genomic segment from Natribaculum luteum containing:
- a CDS encoding IS5-like element ISNpe14 family transposase, with the protein product MRSKRPIIRQCKNLAKQHVDNPDEPAAPDGASGFAEWTQIAFILLHAELDKDFRETEAWFNDSRAIREELNIDKSPDHTTLCRWEQQVDMRELRSLLRRSAEQAGWSGTAAIDASGFQRDQTSYHYRNRAGFSFHKLKTTILVDTESLAIKDVHFTTKRKWDGHIGLQVYRRNAEDLQEFLADANYSWSDLREECRAGATRPLIKHREHNALKKAHNARMDEDLYHQRTLSETAFSLLKDDGEKLRSRSWHGQFRELTRKCIVHNLSQAAS